The uncultured Bacteroides sp. genome has a segment encoding these proteins:
- a CDS encoding DUF3575 domain-containing protein — protein sequence MIRINKLLFLCMFMLCFITVVSAQNKVNSAALKKSLTEILHIVSQRKNVYINFNPQITNRIFLEDSFTGKDALAKLNKSIGSYDLEIKGTNSRYLYVRPIKKFTLKGYLVDEKSMASIPNTKVALAGQTSVKSDLNGNFSFTLRKGVYLIKVNADSYYPKNMKIVVNESMNVTVMLKKKIKKAIVVTPIKNKDKAFSATKDNKSDQVLADRKLTQSETISNSSEKSSSDTVLLLPKYFSKYALKTNILLWGSATPNVSIERRLNKNVSVDLLLAVKKVTSDYESQSLSYLIQPEIRYWFSNCFNGFNIGYHMYYSNYGAGDIIFPFQRKGLPNDQLYEGYLYGMGASVGYQKRINKHFAVEGVIGTGYIHLSYDQITWNSSWHNKKSLDYNYWGLTKAAVNLVYLF from the coding sequence TTATGCATGTTTATGCTTTGTTTTATAACAGTTGTATCAGCCCAGAACAAAGTAAATAGTGCTGCTTTAAAGAAATCATTGACAGAAATATTGCATATTGTAAGTCAACGGAAAAATGTATATATAAACTTTAATCCTCAGATTACAAATAGAATATTTCTTGAAGATTCATTTACTGGAAAAGATGCTCTCGCAAAATTAAATAAATCAATAGGTAGTTATGATTTAGAAATAAAAGGAACAAACAGCAGATATCTGTATGTCAGGCCTATAAAGAAATTTACATTGAAAGGATACTTGGTTGATGAAAAGTCAATGGCTTCAATACCTAATACAAAGGTTGCTCTTGCTGGACAAACTTCTGTGAAAAGTGATCTTAATGGGAACTTTAGTTTTACCTTACGTAAAGGGGTTTACTTGATTAAGGTAAATGCAGATTCATATTATCCTAAAAACATGAAGATAGTAGTAAATGAATCTATGAATGTTACTGTTATGCTGAAAAAGAAAATAAAGAAGGCAATAGTAGTTACACCTATTAAAAATAAGGATAAGGCCTTTTCTGCAACCAAAGATAATAAGTCTGATCAGGTACTTGCAGACAGAAAGTTGACTCAATCGGAAACCATTAGTAATTCATCTGAAAAAAGCTCATCAGATACAGTCTTGTTATTGCCAAAATATTTTTCAAAATATGCCTTGAAGACAAATATATTGCTTTGGGGAAGTGCTACTCCAAACGTGTCTATTGAGAGAAGACTTAATAAAAACGTGTCTGTAGATCTATTGCTGGCTGTGAAAAAAGTTACATCAGATTATGAAAGCCAATCATTATCTTATTTAATTCAACCAGAAATACGTTATTGGTTTTCAAACTGCTTTAATGGCTTTAATATAGGATATCACATGTATTATTCTAACTATGGCGCTGGAGATATTATATTCCCATTCCAGAGAAAAGGACTTCCTAATGATCAGCTTTATGAAGGATATTTATATGGTATGGGAGCTTCTGTGGGATATCAGAAAAGAATTAATAAGCATTTTGCTGTTGAAGGTGTTATAGGTACAGGATATATTCATCTTTCATATGATCAGATAACCTGGAATAGTTCATGGCATAATAAGAAGAGTCTGGATTATAATTATTGGGGACTTACAAAGGCTGCAGTAAATCTCGTCTATTTATTTTAG
- a CDS encoding helix-turn-helix transcriptional regulator → MDLIVSSAPIVHKNVQENNLIEINMGDNSAILFVLSGRVSVSGIDFEQKMILSNEMLFLSPGIHYEVLAMDSSILAKYEINRNVLMKMGQFLTPFIEEKHFDNQLKVTLPIKYSLMRFLEFFRQYDLNKQELNEWCHDGLLLMLKNSYSKMELAALFFPVLGENMNFKDFVYANYNSVRSLQEFADLAKCSLSAFCKEFKTNFGESAYQWMLKRKSKYVLRDIISTSIPFQELAYKYQFSSQAHFTKFCKQRYNMTPKDLRSNSRNCSFQNLVH, encoded by the coding sequence ATGGATTTAATTGTTAGTTCTGCTCCTATTGTGCATAAAAATGTACAAGAGAATAATTTGATAGAAATAAATATGGGAGATAATAGTGCTATCTTATTTGTTCTATCTGGTAGAGTTTCTGTATCTGGAATAGATTTTGAGCAAAAGATGATCTTATCTAACGAGATGCTTTTTTTATCTCCAGGGATTCATTATGAAGTGTTGGCCATGGATTCTTCAATTCTTGCTAAGTATGAAATTAATCGGAATGTATTAATGAAGATGGGACAATTTCTGACTCCGTTTATTGAAGAAAAACATTTTGATAATCAATTGAAAGTAACGTTGCCAATAAAATATAGTTTAATGCGTTTTTTAGAGTTTTTTCGGCAATACGATTTGAATAAGCAGGAATTGAATGAGTGGTGCCATGATGGTTTACTCTTGATGTTGAAGAATTCTTATTCTAAAATGGAGTTAGCCGCTTTATTTTTTCCTGTATTGGGCGAAAATATGAATTTTAAAGATTTTGTTTATGCCAATTACAATTCGGTAAGAAGCTTACAAGAATTTGCTGATTTAGCAAAATGTAGTTTAAGTGCTTTTTGCAAGGAATTCAAAACTAATTTTGGAGAGTCTGCCTATCAATGGATGTTGAAACGTAAATCAAAATATGTGTTGCGTGATATAATTTCCACCTCCATACCGTTTCAAGAGTTGGCTTATAAATATCAGTTTTCATCTCAGGCACACTTTACGAAATTTTGTAAACAAAGATATAATATGACTCCAAAAGATTTAAGAAGC